From a single Haloarcula sp. DT43 genomic region:
- a CDS encoding magnesium transporter, with product MTVREVALEAYRESLPVLALSAVGGLFAGVVLGGMDAELQDVAGLLVLVPALLATRGNVYGSLGARLGSALHQGLIDPTFSFDDDRINAAVAAALANGVLISGVAAVLAVALLALVGRPSASLGTLVAIALVAGLVSGLLLTLAVVSVVFVGYRRGLNPDTLAGPVVTTTGDVVGVATLLGATRLVLALGGG from the coding sequence ATGACTGTCCGCGAGGTGGCACTCGAAGCCTACCGGGAGTCGCTCCCGGTGCTGGCGCTCAGTGCGGTCGGTGGCCTCTTCGCGGGCGTCGTCCTCGGCGGCATGGACGCGGAGCTGCAGGACGTCGCCGGCCTGCTCGTGCTCGTCCCGGCGCTGCTTGCCACTCGGGGGAACGTCTACGGCTCGCTGGGCGCGCGCCTGGGGTCGGCGCTCCACCAGGGGCTCATCGACCCGACCTTCTCCTTCGACGACGACCGCATCAACGCCGCCGTCGCCGCGGCGCTGGCAAACGGCGTGCTCATAAGCGGCGTCGCCGCGGTGCTGGCCGTCGCCCTGCTCGCGCTGGTCGGTCGCCCGTCGGCCTCGCTCGGGACGCTCGTCGCCATCGCGCTCGTCGCCGGCCTCGTCTCCGGCCTGCTGCTGACCCTCGCTGTCGTGTCGGTCGTGTTCGTCGGCTACCGGCGCGGACTCAATCCCGACACGCTCGCCGGCCCGGTCGTGACGACGACGGGCGACGTGGTCGGCGTCGCGACGCTGCTGGGCGCGACCCGCCTCGTCCTCGCGCTGGGGGGTGGCTGA
- a CDS encoding magnesium transporter: protein MTEFASQWSVSGIVRTMFPILVVLTAIELGSGLVLDTFEGTLLQYPSLLVLVPVTIGMAGNLGSILAARLSTAFHLGVLSFSATDDRLAGNAVATVALAVTLFPLVGVGAWLLQTAIGGAALPLRTVVLVALVSGSLLAVLAVAVTTVTTYAAYRFELDPDDVVIPVVTNVCDVLGVVVLFGAVRVFV, encoded by the coding sequence GTGACGGAGTTCGCCTCCCAGTGGTCCGTCTCCGGCATCGTCAGGACGATGTTTCCCATCCTGGTCGTGCTCACCGCCATCGAACTCGGGAGCGGCCTCGTGCTCGATACCTTCGAGGGGACGCTGCTGCAGTACCCCTCGCTGCTCGTGCTCGTCCCGGTGACAATCGGGATGGCGGGGAACCTCGGCAGCATCCTCGCCGCGCGGCTCTCGACGGCCTTTCACCTCGGGGTGCTGTCCTTTTCGGCGACCGACGACCGGCTGGCCGGCAACGCCGTCGCCACCGTCGCGCTCGCGGTGACGCTGTTCCCGCTCGTCGGTGTCGGCGCGTGGCTCCTCCAGACCGCCATCGGCGGGGCCGCGCTCCCGCTCCGGACGGTCGTCCTCGTCGCGCTCGTCAGCGGGAGCCTGCTGGCGGTCCTGGCCGTCGCCGTGACGACGGTGACGACCTACGCCGCCTACCGCTTCGAACTGGACCCCGACGACGTGGTCATCCCTGTCGTCACGAACGTCTGTGACGTGCTCGGCGTGGTGGTGCTGTTCGGTGCCGTCCGCGTGTTCGTGTGA
- a CDS encoding nucleoside recognition protein, with the protein MQSLVAAVLGHPAVAVLGEVAVRVLRITVFLSLGVFLAELAVAFGLVEKIAVVSRYLTSPANLPDEVGTAILTTTASTTAGYGMLADFRESGVLSDRATLVAVTINTFFGFAQHIITFYAPILVPILGLRVGVLYVATRGLVALAITLTGIAAGAVLLDPATVGRSGAGAGPTPDGGTADDPADVFDERPSTRRAAVRSAVDATAEKVRDILPRLAAIYAIVSLLVAYGDELLALAGSDGASLTAAADGFAGLLGLPGAAIPVIAAYALDTTSGATVIAPLIRNGTFTARTAVATMLVGGIISFAVSTFKRSIPFQYGIWGREFGSKVIVVNTGLKIVWIALALVVLL; encoded by the coding sequence GTGCAGTCGCTCGTCGCCGCCGTCCTCGGACATCCGGCAGTCGCTGTCCTCGGTGAGGTCGCCGTCCGCGTCCTGCGTATCACCGTCTTCCTCTCGCTGGGCGTGTTCCTCGCGGAACTGGCCGTGGCGTTCGGCCTCGTCGAGAAGATCGCCGTCGTCTCCCGCTATCTCACGTCGCCGGCGAACCTCCCCGACGAGGTCGGGACCGCCATCCTGACGACGACGGCCTCGACGACCGCCGGCTACGGTATGCTCGCCGACTTCCGGGAGTCCGGCGTGCTGTCCGACCGCGCGACGCTCGTCGCCGTCACCATCAACACCTTCTTCGGGTTCGCCCAGCACATTATCACGTTCTACGCGCCGATTCTCGTCCCCATCCTCGGCCTCCGTGTCGGGGTGCTGTACGTCGCCACCCGCGGGCTCGTCGCGCTGGCGATTACGCTGACCGGCATCGCTGCCGGCGCGGTCCTCCTGGACCCGGCCACCGTCGGCCGGTCGGGAGCCGGTGCGGGTCCGACCCCCGACGGCGGGACGGCCGACGACCCGGCCGACGTGTTCGACGAGCGCCCGTCCACCCGCCGGGCGGCCGTCAGGTCGGCGGTCGATGCGACGGCCGAGAAGGTCCGCGACATCCTGCCGCGGCTGGCGGCCATCTACGCCATCGTCTCGCTGCTGGTGGCCTACGGCGACGAACTGCTAGCGCTGGCTGGCAGCGACGGCGCGTCCCTGACCGCTGCCGCCGACGGGTTCGCCGGGCTGCTCGGCCTACCCGGCGCGGCCATCCCCGTCATCGCCGCCTACGCGCTCGACACGACCTCGGGGGCGACGGTCATCGCGCCGCTCATCCGGAACGGGACCTTCACCGCCCGGACCGCCGTGGCGACGATGCTCGTCGGCGGCATCATCTCCTTCGCCGTCTCGACGTTCAAGCGCTCGATTCCCTTCCAGTACGGCATCTGGGGCCGGGAGTTCGGCTCGAAGGTTATCGTCGTCAACACGGGGCTGAAAATCGTCTGGATAGCGCTGGCGCTGGTCGTCCTGCTGTAG
- a CDS encoding GNAT family N-acetyltransferase → MDAVERPTFETSAAMAVYQYVERHGTAARHRVREAVDLSPEVFEETLTHLLSKGYLEDDGGTLTLALDVGSVEQHTTGGLTYTIRPARNDDFEGLVQTIRNVSSGGTYVVAESIAEQLLYEDAVTRHNTVESRVFFVATVDGAVVGWCHLDIPQLDKLRETAQLTVGVREEHRGRGIGSQLMERGLDWARANGYRKLYNSVPAITENAMVFLEEHGWHTEGIRRNHYTVDGEQVDEVMMAYSFE, encoded by the coding sequence ATGGACGCTGTCGAACGGCCGACCTTCGAGACGAGCGCGGCGATGGCGGTGTACCAGTACGTCGAGCGCCACGGGACGGCGGCGCGACACCGGGTCCGCGAGGCGGTGGACCTGTCGCCGGAGGTCTTCGAAGAGACGCTGACACACCTCCTGTCGAAGGGGTACCTCGAGGACGACGGCGGGACTCTGACGCTGGCGCTCGACGTCGGCTCCGTCGAGCAACACACCACGGGCGGGCTGACCTACACGATTCGGCCGGCCCGCAACGACGACTTCGAGGGGCTCGTCCAGACGATTCGGAACGTCTCCAGCGGCGGCACCTACGTCGTCGCCGAGAGCATCGCCGAGCAGTTGCTGTACGAGGACGCCGTCACGCGGCACAACACGGTCGAATCGCGGGTGTTCTTCGTCGCCACGGTCGACGGTGCGGTCGTCGGCTGGTGTCACCTCGACATCCCGCAACTGGACAAGCTCCGCGAGACGGCCCAACTCACCGTCGGGGTCAGAGAGGAACACCGGGGCCGGGGCATCGGCAGCCAGCTCATGGAACGCGGGCTGGACTGGGCACGCGCCAACGGCTACCGGAAACTGTACAACAGCGTGCCGGCGATAACGGAGAACGCGATGGTGTTCCTCGAAGAACACGGCTGGCACACCGAGGGCATCCGCCGGAACCACTACACCGTGGACGGCGAGCAGGTCGACGAGGTGATGATGGCCTACTCGTTCGAGTGA
- a CDS encoding CBS domain-containing protein, with product MLVPLPVREIMRTPVKTIGPDAPVIEAAKRLRDEDIGSLVVEADGTCVGIITESDIVAVTAAEGDTRALSVGDVMAEALVTIGPDADIETAVDRLRTNNIKKLPVVEDGSLVGIVTTTDLSDYIPHLSRTGGPDAEPSQRKRFTRPDTLYEDEDWTFESYGTADGIDVGDHVRFSKTITEADVEAFAEASGDTNRLHLDAEFAEGTRFGRRIVHGTLVSGLISAALARLPGLTIYLSQELSYQGPVDIDEEVTAHCEVVERIREDRFRLTTAVDDAEGNCVVEGDAVVISDPIPDTT from the coding sequence ATGCTCGTCCCGCTGCCAGTCAGGGAAATCATGCGGACACCGGTCAAGACCATCGGCCCCGACGCCCCCGTCATCGAGGCGGCGAAGCGCCTCCGCGACGAGGACATCGGCTCGCTCGTCGTCGAGGCCGACGGCACCTGCGTCGGTATCATCACGGAGAGCGACATCGTCGCGGTCACCGCGGCCGAAGGGGACACGAGGGCGCTATCGGTCGGCGACGTGATGGCCGAAGCGCTGGTGACGATCGGTCCCGACGCGGACATCGAAACCGCCGTCGACCGACTGCGGACGAACAATATCAAGAAACTGCCCGTCGTCGAGGACGGGTCGCTGGTCGGCATCGTCACGACGACCGACCTCTCGGACTACATCCCGCACCTCTCGCGGACGGGCGGGCCGGACGCCGAGCCGTCGCAGCGAAAGCGGTTCACCCGGCCGGACACGCTGTACGAGGACGAGGACTGGACCTTCGAGAGCTACGGGACCGCCGACGGCATCGACGTCGGGGACCACGTCCGGTTCAGCAAGACGATAACGGAGGCCGACGTGGAGGCCTTCGCGGAGGCGAGCGGCGACACGAACCGGCTCCACCTCGACGCGGAGTTCGCCGAGGGAACGCGGTTCGGTCGCCGAATCGTCCACGGGACGCTCGTGTCCGGACTCATCAGCGCCGCCCTGGCGCGCCTGCCCGGGCTGACGATATACCTCTCCCAGGAGCTGAGCTACCAGGGCCCGGTGGACATCGACGAGGAGGTCACGGCCCACTGCGAGGTCGTCGAGCGCATCAGGGAGGACCGCTTCCGCCTGACCACGGCCGTCGACGACGCCGAGGGGAACTGCGTCGTCGAGGGCGACGCCGTCGTCATCTCCGACCCGATTCCGGACACGACCTGA
- a CDS encoding lamin tail domain-containing protein — translation MRRLAFALGIALAVAAGCSGLAGPPSQPAGTAVDGQSADLPAAAVTVTVTAVVDGDTVQIAYGNGTGDTVRLVGVDTPEVHAENDPAEFEGVPATAAGASCLRGAGTNASSFAKQRLLGESVGLAFDPNVDRRGYYDRLLAYVVLDGTLFNYRLVETGHGRVYDSEFTRAERFYAAEDAARADRHGLWRCTDPGAATRTGTDGGPVEITDINADAAGNDNENLNDEYVTLTNAGDAALDLSGWTVSDAAGHRYAFAALTLDPGASVTLHTGSGTDTDADRYWGRTGAVWNNGGDTVVVRNADGEPVARRSY, via the coding sequence ATGCGCCGGCTCGCGTTCGCTCTCGGCATCGCCCTCGCGGTCGCCGCCGGCTGTAGCGGCCTCGCGGGACCGCCGTCACAGCCGGCCGGGACCGCCGTCGACGGCCAGTCGGCGGACCTCCCGGCGGCCGCTGTCACCGTGACCGTCACGGCCGTCGTCGACGGCGACACCGTACAGATAGCCTACGGCAACGGCACCGGCGACACGGTCCGGCTCGTCGGCGTCGACACCCCCGAAGTCCACGCCGAGAACGACCCCGCGGAGTTCGAGGGCGTCCCCGCGACGGCCGCCGGCGCGTCGTGCCTCCGCGGGGCCGGCACGAACGCGTCGTCGTTCGCCAAGCAGCGCCTCCTCGGCGAGTCGGTCGGGCTCGCCTTCGACCCGAACGTGGACCGGCGGGGCTACTACGACCGGTTGCTGGCGTACGTCGTCCTCGACGGGACGCTGTTCAACTACCGACTCGTCGAGACCGGACACGGGCGCGTGTACGACAGCGAGTTCACGCGGGCCGAGCGGTTCTACGCGGCCGAGGACGCCGCCCGTGCCGACCGGCACGGGCTCTGGCGCTGTACGGACCCGGGCGCGGCGACGCGGACGGGTACCGACGGCGGGCCGGTCGAAATCACGGACATCAACGCCGACGCCGCGGGCAACGACAACGAGAACCTGAACGACGAGTACGTCACGCTCACGAACGCCGGCGACGCGGCGCTGGACCTCTCCGGCTGGACGGTCAGCGACGCCGCGGGCCACCGGTACGCGTTCGCGGCCCTGACACTCGACCCGGGCGCGTCGGTCACGCTCCACACCGGAAGCGGGACCGACACCGACGCCGACCGGTACTGGGGGCGGACCGGGGCGGTCTGGAACAACGGCGGCGACACCGTCGTCGTCCGGAACGCCGACGGCGAACCCGTCGCGCGGCGGTCGTACTGA
- a CDS encoding molybdopterin-dependent oxidoreductase — protein sequence MVIRRVTPTPRAVDWGLFAAVTALLATGVATIFAGTPSSAWVIDLHALSGVALILLLPVKLRRVARRVAPSRLTGTRVLSVVLAAVALGALATGVWWVFGGTLDLGPWGLFHLHVALGLLVPPLLLVHLRARFYSPAQVTRGGRRDALRYAGLVTAGALLWRVQGPVNDALDSAGADRRYTGSREEGTDDGNRFPVTSWVADDPDPVAAADWSLSVTGRVASEASYAASELSPAATESAVLDCTSGWYSGHEWQGVRVGDLLDAADPDAAAAWVQFRSVTGYRWSLPLPEARDAVLATHVDGERLAHGHGYPLRLVAPGRRGFQWVKWVESVRVSERRELGEWLAIFVSGL from the coding sequence ATGGTTATCCGCCGGGTGACGCCGACGCCGCGGGCGGTCGACTGGGGGCTGTTCGCGGCGGTGACCGCGCTGCTCGCCACCGGTGTCGCCACTATCTTCGCCGGCACCCCCAGCAGCGCGTGGGTCATCGACCTCCACGCGCTCTCGGGCGTGGCCCTGATTCTCCTGTTGCCGGTGAAGCTCCGCCGGGTCGCCCGCCGCGTCGCCCCGTCGCGGCTGACCGGCACCCGCGTTCTCTCGGTCGTCCTGGCCGCGGTCGCGCTGGGCGCGCTCGCCACCGGCGTCTGGTGGGTGTTCGGCGGCACGCTCGACCTCGGCCCCTGGGGGCTGTTTCACCTCCACGTCGCCCTCGGTCTGCTGGTCCCGCCGCTGTTGCTGGTACATCTCCGTGCCCGGTTCTACTCCCCGGCACAGGTGACCCGCGGCGGCCGCCGGGACGCCCTCCGGTACGCCGGGCTGGTGACCGCCGGGGCGCTCCTCTGGCGCGTCCAGGGCCCGGTCAACGACGCGCTGGACTCGGCCGGCGCGGACCGCCGCTACACCGGCTCGCGCGAGGAGGGAACCGACGACGGCAACCGGTTCCCCGTCACCAGCTGGGTCGCGGACGACCCGGACCCGGTCGCGGCGGCCGACTGGTCGCTGTCGGTCACCGGCCGGGTCGCAAGCGAGGCCAGCTACGCTGCCAGCGAACTCTCGCCGGCGGCGACCGAGTCGGCGGTCCTCGACTGCACGAGCGGCTGGTACTCCGGCCACGAGTGGCAGGGGGTTCGGGTCGGCGACCTGCTCGACGCCGCCGACCCCGACGCCGCGGCGGCGTGGGTCCAGTTTCGGTCGGTCACCGGCTACCGGTGGAGCCTCCCGCTCCCGGAGGCCCGCGACGCCGTGCTGGCCACGCACGTCGACGGCGAGCGCCTGGCCCACGGCCACGGCTACCCCCTCCGGCTCGTCGCCCCCGGCCGACGGGGTTTCCAGTGGGTGAAGTGGGTCGAGTCGGTCCGGGTCAGCGAGCGCCGCGAACTCGGCGAGTGGCTCGCGATATTCGTCAGCGGGCTCTGA
- a CDS encoding HAD family hydrolase, with amino-acid sequence MTTICFDLDDTLVHYPEPYENIVRRTVEAHGIEYTDELRAVSKDAFYTAFEALEPEPHRRSMAAVVEAAGADADLDALVGTLRETEYASTTVPDAARDSLPALAADNRLAVVTNGPRDWQVGKLDHHGLADFFDFFVASYEVGAHKPDSAPFDRVREELPAEEYVMVGNEYETDVEGARNAGFVPIHYESGEDGMPGLWATIDALL; translated from the coding sequence ATGACGACCATCTGTTTCGACCTCGACGACACGCTGGTCCACTACCCGGAGCCGTACGAGAACATCGTCCGCAGGACGGTCGAGGCCCACGGCATCGAGTACACGGACGAGCTCCGCGCCGTCAGCAAGGACGCCTTCTACACGGCCTTCGAGGCGCTGGAACCGGAGCCACACCGCCGGTCGATGGCCGCCGTCGTCGAGGCGGCCGGGGCGGACGCGGACCTCGACGCGCTGGTCGGGACGCTCAGGGAGACCGAGTACGCGTCGACGACAGTGCCCGACGCGGCCCGGGACAGCCTGCCCGCACTCGCCGCCGACAACCGGCTCGCGGTCGTCACCAACGGCCCGCGGGACTGGCAGGTCGGCAAGCTCGACCACCACGGGCTGGCCGACTTCTTCGACTTTTTCGTCGCCTCCTACGAGGTCGGTGCGCACAAGCCCGACAGCGCGCCGTTCGACCGGGTCCGCGAGGAACTACCGGCCGAGGAGTACGTCATGGTCGGCAACGAGTACGAGACCGACGTCGAAGGCGCGCGAAACGCCGGCTTCGTCCCGATTCACTACGAGTCGGGCGAGGACGGGATGCCGGGCCTGTGGGCGACCATCGACGCGCTGTTGTAG
- a CDS encoding RNA-binding domain-containing protein: MSAVYSVDVRIEAPVNDTEVTDRVADAVRNLFPEADPSHQQGALVAEVHTMDGFSELLHRREILDTARSVFFDNLAGDTFAFDVKKQAAFEGRINFAVGDPSELGDIHVNVTVHEPTAEEYIDYVAPPTEDGKPVSDDR; the protein is encoded by the coding sequence ATGAGCGCCGTCTACTCCGTCGACGTCCGCATCGAAGCCCCGGTCAACGACACCGAGGTGACCGACCGGGTCGCCGACGCGGTCCGGAACCTCTTCCCGGAGGCCGACCCGTCCCACCAGCAGGGCGCGCTCGTCGCCGAAGTCCACACGATGGACGGGTTCTCCGAGCTCCTCCACCGGCGGGAAATCCTCGATACGGCCCGGTCGGTCTTCTTCGACAATCTGGCGGGGGACACCTTCGCGTTCGACGTGAAGAAGCAGGCGGCCTTCGAGGGGCGCATCAACTTCGCGGTCGGCGACCCCTCGGAACTGGGCGACATCCACGTGAACGTGACCGTCCACGAGCCGACGGCCGAGGAGTACATCGACTACGTCGCGCCGCCGACAGAGGACGGCAAGCCGGTCTCCGACGACAGATGA
- a CDS encoding AAA family ATPase, which produces MTVIGIVGLPGSGKSEAANVAAEMGVPVVTMGDVIREECRDRGLDPAADHGTVAKALRAENGPAAIAERSLPMIEAELESSDTVLVDGIRSDVEAEAFASAFGDAFLLVEIDAPFELRADRLDLRGRDASAADGGESLEDRDDRELGFGMGEAMEMADLTIENTETLAAFQRKIRTLIRDGPEALDR; this is translated from the coding sequence ATGACAGTTATCGGTATCGTCGGGCTGCCGGGCAGCGGGAAAAGCGAGGCAGCGAACGTCGCCGCCGAGATGGGCGTGCCGGTCGTGACGATGGGCGACGTCATCCGCGAGGAGTGCCGCGACCGCGGGTTAGACCCCGCCGCGGACCACGGGACCGTGGCGAAGGCGCTCCGGGCGGAGAACGGGCCCGCCGCCATCGCGGAGCGCTCGCTACCGATGATAGAGGCGGAACTCGAATCGAGCGACACCGTTCTCGTCGACGGCATCCGGTCGGACGTGGAGGCCGAGGCGTTCGCGTCGGCCTTCGGCGACGCGTTCCTGCTGGTCGAAATCGACGCCCCGTTCGAGCTTCGGGCCGACCGCCTGGACCTCCGCGGGCGCGACGCCTCGGCGGCCGACGGCGGCGAGTCCCTGGAGGACCGCGATGACCGCGAGCTCGGGTTCGGGATGGGCGAGGCCATGGAGATGGCCGACCTGACCATCGAGAACACGGAGACGCTGGCCGCGTTCCAGCGGAAAATCCGCACGCTGATTCGGGACGGACCGGAGGCGCTGGACCGATGA
- a CDS encoding polyprenyl synthetase family protein — protein MEYLERRRDQVEERLEAVLDSVEPDELAEEVRHVALSGGKRVRPTVTVLVCEALGGEPADAVDFAVGIELVHNASLVIDDIIDESELRRGTPAAWQAFGHGPAIIASDGLLGEAFDLFSTDERAMQTVSESMVELGEGEAMELVAEPSNEAEYMELARRKTGALFRAAAELGAIAADSDPYTVEAVGQYAERVGVAFQMRDDVLDATADAETLGKPAGTDAEMERPSLVEVTELTTEEANERARAESDAALESLSTVDAPDSQSMEYLRDLAEFVVVRER, from the coding sequence ATGGAGTATCTCGAGCGCCGGCGGGACCAGGTCGAGGAGCGACTGGAGGCCGTCCTCGACAGCGTCGAACCGGACGAGCTCGCCGAGGAAGTCCGCCACGTGGCCCTCTCGGGCGGAAAGCGGGTACGGCCGACCGTGACGGTGCTGGTGTGTGAGGCGCTGGGCGGGGAGCCGGCCGACGCCGTCGACTTCGCGGTCGGCATCGAACTCGTCCACAACGCCTCGCTGGTCATCGACGACATCATCGACGAGTCGGAGCTCCGACGGGGGACCCCGGCGGCGTGGCAGGCCTTCGGCCACGGCCCGGCCATCATCGCCTCCGACGGCCTGCTCGGCGAGGCGTTCGACCTCTTCTCGACGGACGAGCGCGCCATGCAGACCGTCTCCGAGTCGATGGTCGAACTGGGCGAGGGCGAGGCGATGGAGCTGGTCGCGGAGCCGTCCAACGAGGCGGAGTACATGGAGCTGGCCCGCCGGAAGACCGGGGCGCTGTTCCGCGCGGCGGCGGAACTGGGCGCGATTGCCGCCGACTCGGACCCGTACACGGTCGAGGCGGTCGGCCAGTACGCCGAGCGGGTCGGCGTAGCGTTCCAGATGCGCGACGACGTGCTCGACGCGACGGCCGACGCCGAGACCCTGGGCAAGCCGGCCGGGACCGACGCGGAGATGGAGCGGCCGTCGCTGGTCGAAGTGACGGAGCTGACGACCGAGGAGGCGAACGAGCGGGCCCGGGCCGAGTCCGACGCCGCCCTGGAGTCGCTGTCGACCGTCGACGCGCCGGACTCCCAGTCGATGGAGTACCTCCGGGACCTCGCGGAGTTCGTCGTCGTCCGCGAACGGTGA
- a CDS encoding electron transfer flavoprotein subunit alpha/FixB family protein produces the protein MSVLAIAEHRRGELRLVSLEQLAAGRDLVDDLGGELHTAVIGGDVETFGAKLNREGVDTVHTVDVGEEFNHDVYTQVVTQLAEEVEPTVLLMPNSVNGLDYAPAVANRLDRPLVTDVVGVDAEDGLTATRELYGSKVETTIDVHAEQAAVTVRPAEWPTIETDGDAAIEAFDATVDESAVRSTVKGFEEVGGGDVDITDADVLVSVGRGIEEEENLDIIYDLAAALDATVAGSRPLIDNGWLEKDRQVGQSGKVVTPDVYIAIGISGAVQHVAGMKGSETIVAINTDPNAPIFDIADYGIQDDLFEVVPALTERFR, from the coding sequence ATGTCGGTTCTGGCTATCGCTGAACACCGCCGCGGGGAACTGCGGCTGGTGAGCCTAGAGCAGCTGGCGGCCGGCCGCGACCTCGTCGACGACCTGGGCGGCGAGCTCCACACCGCTGTCATCGGCGGCGACGTCGAGACGTTCGGAGCGAAGCTGAACCGCGAGGGCGTCGACACCGTCCACACCGTCGACGTCGGCGAGGAGTTCAACCACGACGTGTACACGCAGGTCGTCACCCAGTTGGCCGAAGAGGTGGAGCCGACGGTTCTCCTGATGCCAAACAGCGTCAACGGCCTCGACTACGCGCCGGCGGTGGCCAACCGTCTCGACCGGCCGCTCGTGACCGACGTGGTCGGCGTCGACGCCGAGGACGGACTCACCGCCACAAGGGAACTGTACGGCTCGAAAGTCGAGACGACAATCGACGTCCACGCCGAGCAGGCCGCGGTGACCGTCCGACCGGCCGAGTGGCCGACAATCGAAACGGACGGTGACGCTGCAATCGAGGCCTTCGACGCGACCGTCGACGAGAGCGCGGTCAGGTCCACCGTCAAGGGCTTCGAGGAGGTCGGCGGCGGCGACGTCGACATCACCGACGCCGACGTGCTGGTGTCGGTCGGCCGCGGTATCGAGGAGGAGGAGAACCTGGACATCATCTACGACCTCGCGGCGGCGCTCGATGCGACGGTCGCCGGGTCGCGGCCGCTCATCGACAACGGCTGGCTGGAGAAGGACCGCCAGGTCGGCCAGAGCGGGAAAGTCGTCACGCCGGACGTGTACATCGCCATCGGCATCTCCGGGGCCGTCCAGCACGTCGCCGGGATGAAAGGCTCCGAGACGATTGTCGCCATCAACACCGACCCGAACGCGCCGATATTCGACATCGCCGACTACGGCATCCAGGACGACCTGTTCGAGGTCGTCCCGGCGCTCACCGAACGGTTCCGGTAG
- a CDS encoding electron transfer flavoprotein subunit beta/FixA family protein, with the protein MKILVTVKEVAAVDDEFEIDGLEIDDRYVTADLNEWDEYAVEEAVQIKEAGDDVEVVTVTIGPSETDETIRQALAKGADRAVRVWDEALEAAGLLDPETKAEVLAAVAAEEDPDLVLTGVQSADDGFGATGVTLADKLGMEWGAVVNDLDLEAGVASVHRELEGGVEELTDIELPAVLTIQTGINDPRYASLRGIRQAQSKELAEYDLADLGLDAAGIASPLEQTSLYEPETEGEATVFEGSPEETAAELAALLEEKGVTN; encoded by the coding sequence ATGAAAATCCTTGTCACGGTGAAGGAGGTGGCAGCCGTGGACGACGAGTTCGAAATCGACGGACTCGAAATCGACGACCGGTACGTCACGGCCGACCTCAACGAGTGGGACGAGTACGCCGTCGAGGAGGCCGTCCAGATAAAGGAGGCCGGCGACGACGTCGAGGTCGTCACCGTCACCATCGGTCCGTCGGAAACCGACGAGACCATCCGGCAGGCGCTGGCGAAGGGGGCCGACCGTGCGGTCCGCGTCTGGGACGAGGCGCTGGAGGCGGCCGGCCTGCTGGACCCCGAGACGAAAGCCGAGGTGCTGGCCGCCGTCGCGGCCGAGGAGGACCCCGACCTGGTGCTGACCGGCGTCCAGTCCGCCGACGACGGGTTCGGGGCGACCGGCGTCACGCTGGCCGACAAGCTCGGCATGGAGTGGGGTGCGGTCGTCAACGACCTCGACCTGGAGGCGGGCGTCGCCAGCGTCCACCGGGAGCTGGAGGGCGGCGTCGAGGAGCTCACCGACATCGAGCTCCCGGCGGTGCTGACGATACAGACCGGTATCAACGACCCTCGATACGCGAGCCTCCGTGGCATCCGGCAGGCCCAGAGCAAGGAACTCGCCGAGTACGACCTGGCCGACCTCGGCCTCGACGCGGCCGGGATAGCGAGCCCGCTGGAACAGACTTCGCTGTACGAGCCCGAGACGGAGGGCGAAGCGACGGTGTTCGAGGGGAGTCCCGAGGAGACGGCGGCCGAGCTCGCTGCACTGCTCGAAGAGAAGGGGGTGACCAACTGA